A region of Mesorhizobium sp. AR02 DNA encodes the following proteins:
- the ligD gene encoding DNA ligase D, whose product MPPPPKLKTYRAKREFSKTPEPAGGLLSSDGNRFVVHKHHATADHYDLRLQVGDVLKSWAVPRGPSLNPADKRLAVETEDHPLEYIDFEGVIPEGEYGGGPMIVWDTGTWAPMDDVEKSLRTGAFKFRLAGEKLNGGWMLTRLKPKPGEDAEKKNWLLFKERDLAADTALNILEARPESVKSGLRIEELAAAAKPVAKSAPKPGSLKPGELPGAVKAPALSRIEPQLATQVPKPPGGESVAENTNELWLHEIKFDGYRTMAHLSDGQVRLITRGGIDWTKRYGDLPHAFAKLPCREAIIDGEIVVLDGRGISRFALLQDALAEGAGSKLHFYAFDLLHLDGWDLLKVPLIRRKALLDELLGGLGANSAIQFSDHVEGSGQGLYDQATELGLEGVVSKRATAIYQSGRTKSWTKCKALQKDDFVIAGYTISQAAEGLAALGMAEWEDGELHYRGKVGTGFDAETAADLLARLEPLTSGATPPEGVPREIMREMHWVKPLFSARIHYANRTADNSLRHGVFRGLRDVGLSTPVSAKRKRLISEADLATIWVTNPERRLFGKTGPTKLDIAVYYALVGDFMLPHILGRPVSLVRCPTGLPKDCFFQRHAFTGMPPSVVTFETMNSEGETKSFLSVEGAKGFLALAQFGVVEFHTWGTHRTSLDRPDQIVFDLDPGEGISWREVVEAAVHIKGELEGLGLVPFAKTSGGNGIHITVPVTPKQNWKKLHQATSAISTHLAATAPDTFTTTMGKDNRKKRIFIDYHRNARGHTSAAPYSLRARTNLPASTPVSWSDLEAIDAPQDLNYASLPGLLETSGDPWAEIEEFARDLPFQNLGSSPP is encoded by the coding sequence CGCGGGCCTTCGCTCAATCCGGCCGACAAGAGGCTGGCGGTCGAGACCGAGGACCATCCGCTCGAATATATCGACTTCGAGGGCGTCATTCCCGAGGGCGAGTATGGCGGCGGGCCGATGATCGTCTGGGATACCGGCACCTGGGCGCCGATGGACGATGTCGAGAAGAGCCTCAGGACCGGCGCTTTCAAGTTCCGGCTGGCCGGCGAAAAGCTCAATGGCGGCTGGATGCTGACCCGGCTGAAGCCCAAGCCGGGCGAGGACGCAGAGAAAAAGAACTGGCTGTTGTTCAAGGAGCGCGATCTAGCCGCCGACACGGCGCTGAACATTCTGGAAGCGCGGCCGGAAAGCGTGAAGTCCGGATTGCGCATCGAAGAACTGGCGGCCGCCGCGAAACCGGTCGCGAAGTCCGCGCCAAAGCCGGGTTCACTGAAGCCCGGCGAACTGCCGGGCGCGGTGAAGGCGCCGGCGCTGAGCCGCATCGAGCCGCAGCTGGCGACACAGGTGCCGAAGCCACCGGGTGGGGAGAGCGTTGCGGAAAACACAAACGAGCTCTGGCTGCACGAGATCAAATTCGACGGCTACCGCACCATGGCGCACCTGTCCGACGGGCAGGTGCGGCTGATCACCCGTGGCGGCATCGACTGGACGAAGCGCTATGGCGACCTGCCGCATGCCTTCGCCAAACTGCCGTGCCGCGAGGCGATCATCGACGGCGAGATCGTCGTGCTCGATGGCCGGGGTATCAGCCGCTTTGCGCTGCTGCAGGACGCGCTGGCCGAGGGCGCCGGCAGCAAGCTGCATTTCTATGCCTTCGATCTCCTGCATCTCGACGGCTGGGATTTGCTGAAGGTGCCGCTCATCCGGCGCAAGGCGCTGCTGGATGAGCTGCTTGGCGGCCTCGGCGCCAACTCCGCCATCCAGTTCTCCGACCATGTCGAGGGCTCGGGGCAGGGGCTTTACGACCAGGCGACGGAGCTCGGGCTCGAAGGCGTCGTCTCCAAGCGCGCCACTGCGATCTACCAGAGCGGCCGCACCAAGAGCTGGACCAAGTGCAAGGCGCTGCAGAAGGACGATTTTGTCATCGCCGGTTACACGATCTCGCAAGCGGCGGAAGGACTGGCTGCCCTTGGCATGGCCGAGTGGGAGGACGGCGAACTGCATTACCGCGGCAAGGTCGGCACCGGCTTCGATGCCGAGACGGCGGCCGACCTGCTCGCCCGGCTGGAGCCGCTGACATCCGGCGCGACGCCACCCGAAGGCGTGCCGCGCGAAATCATGCGCGAGATGCACTGGGTGAAGCCGCTGTTTTCGGCCCGCATCCATTACGCCAACCGCACCGCGGACAATTCGTTGCGCCATGGCGTGTTTCGCGGTCTCAGGGATGTCGGCCTGTCGACGCCGGTCTCGGCAAAGCGCAAGCGGCTGATCTCGGAGGCCGACCTTGCCACCATCTGGGTGACCAATCCGGAGCGGCGGCTGTTCGGCAAGACCGGCCCAACCAAGCTCGACATCGCCGTCTACTACGCGCTGGTCGGTGACTTCATGCTGCCGCACATTCTTGGCCGCCCGGTGTCGCTGGTGCGCTGCCCGACCGGCCTGCCAAAGGACTGCTTCTTCCAGCGGCATGCCTTCACCGGCATGCCGCCCTCCGTGGTGACCTTCGAGACGATGAATTCCGAGGGCGAGACCAAGTCCTTCCTGTCGGTCGAAGGCGCCAAGGGTTTTCTGGCGCTGGCGCAATTCGGCGTCGTGGAATTCCACACCTGGGGTACGCACCGCACCAGCCTCGACAGACCCGACCAGATCGTCTTCGACCTCGATCCGGGCGAGGGGATTTCCTGGCGCGAGGTGGTCGAGGCGGCGGTCCACATCAAGGGCGAGCTGGAGGGGCTGGGTCTGGTGCCGTTCGCCAAGACCTCCGGCGGCAACGGCATCCACATCACCGTGCCGGTTACGCCCAAGCAGAACTGGAAGAAGCTGCATCAGGCGACCAGCGCCATCTCCACGCATCTGGCGGCGACAGCGCCCGACACCTTCACCACCACCATGGGCAAGGACAACCGCAAGAAGCGCATCTTCATCGACTATCACCGCAACGCGCGCGGCCACACCTCCGCCGCCCCCTACTCGCTGAGGGCACGGACCAATCTGCCGGCCTCGACGCCGGTGAGCTGGAGCGATCTGGAGGCGATCGATGCGCCGCAGGACCTGAATTATGCGTCGCTGCCGGGACTGCTGGAGACATCGGGCGATCCGTGGGCGGAGATCGAGGAGTTTGCGCGGGATTTGCCCTTCCAGAACTTGGGTTCCTCGCCCCCGTGA
- a CDS encoding alpha/beta fold hydrolase: MTSFLFDGDDTAPFTILLAHGAGASMDSPSMTATAKALAAAGFQVARFEFHYMAARRYGHRKPPPRAETVNPEYIKAIADLRAKGVTGKLIIGGKSMGGRVASMVADEMFAKGEISGLVCLGYPFHPPGKPEQLRTKHLAGLKTPALIFQGTRDEFGTKDEVATYGLSDAIEVIWLEDGDHDLKPRKSVSGFSTGDHLKTVAETVKSWVERV; this comes from the coding sequence ATGACCAGCTTCCTCTTCGACGGCGACGACACCGCCCCCTTTACCATCCTGCTCGCCCATGGCGCCGGCGCGTCGATGGATTCCCCTTCGATGACCGCAACCGCCAAGGCTCTGGCCGCCGCCGGCTTCCAGGTCGCCCGCTTCGAATTCCACTATATGGCCGCCCGCCGCTATGGCCACCGCAAGCCGCCACCGCGCGCCGAGACGGTGAACCCGGAGTACATCAAGGCTATCGCCGATCTCAGGGCGAAGGGCGTGACTGGCAAGCTCATCATCGGCGGCAAGTCGATGGGCGGACGCGTCGCCTCGATGGTGGCGGACGAGATGTTCGCCAAGGGCGAGATTTCAGGGCTGGTCTGCCTCGGCTATCCCTTCCATCCGCCCGGCAAGCCCGAGCAATTGCGGACCAAGCATCTGGCCGGGCTGAAGACGCCGGCGCTGATCTTCCAAGGCACGCGTGACGAGTTCGGCACGAAGGACGAGGTGGCAACCTACGGCCTTTCCGATGCGATCGAGGTGATCTGGCTGGAGGATGGCGACCATGATCTCAAGCCGCGCAAGAGTGTGTCGGGATTTTCGACTGGCGATCATCTGAAGACTGTGGCCGAGACGGTGAAGAGTTGGGTGGAGAGAGTTTAG
- a CDS encoding Ku protein gives MAPRASWKGYLKLSLVSCPVRLYPATTTSERISFNQLHKKTHNRINMKPVDPELGLVERSDLVKGYEYEDKQYIIIDDADLDAVRIESNHTMNIEAFVDEGEVDVIYQDAPYYLAPDGAMAEETFAVLREAMRKSGKLAIARLVLSSRERVVTIGARENGMFVCTLRNPNEVRGTAEYFGNIPAGKPDQEMLELAEALIKQKETTFDAKNYEDRYEIALMAMIREKLKGHKPIIAAAPERGNVINLMDALKASLSQSKPPAKSKSKADEVAKPAAKKAAAGGAAENPLKASLLKAVGKSKK, from the coding sequence ATGGCGCCCAGGGCAAGTTGGAAGGGTTATCTCAAGCTCAGCCTCGTCAGCTGTCCGGTCCGGCTTTATCCGGCGACGACGACCAGCGAGCGCATCTCGTTCAATCAGCTGCACAAGAAGACCCACAACCGCATCAACATGAAGCCGGTCGATCCGGAATTGGGGCTGGTCGAGCGCTCGGATCTGGTCAAGGGTTACGAGTACGAGGACAAGCAGTACATCATCATCGATGATGCCGATCTCGACGCGGTGCGCATCGAATCCAACCACACGATGAACATCGAGGCCTTCGTCGACGAGGGCGAGGTCGATGTCATCTACCAGGACGCGCCGTACTATCTGGCGCCGGACGGGGCGATGGCGGAGGAGACTTTTGCCGTGCTGCGCGAGGCCATGCGCAAATCCGGCAAGCTGGCGATCGCGCGGCTGGTGCTGTCCAGCCGCGAGCGCGTGGTGACGATCGGCGCGCGCGAGAACGGCATGTTCGTGTGCACGTTGAGGAACCCGAACGAAGTGCGCGGAACGGCTGAATATTTTGGCAACATCCCGGCCGGCAAGCCGGATCAGGAAATGCTTGAGCTGGCCGAAGCGCTGATCAAGCAGAAGGAAACCACCTTCGATGCGAAGAATTACGAGGATCGCTACGAGATAGCGCTGATGGCGATGATCCGCGAGAAGCTGAAGGGCCACAAGCCGATCATCGCGGCCGCACCGGAGCGCGGCAATGTCATCAATCTGATGGATGCGCTGAAGGCGAGCCTGTCGCAGTCGAAGCCACCGGCGAAGTCGAAGAGCAAGGCCGACGAGGTGGCAAAACCCGCCGCCAAGAAGGCGGCAGCGGGTGGTGCCGCTGAGAATCCGCTGAAGGCCAGTCTGCTGAAGGCGGTCGGCAAGAGCAAGAAATGA
- a CDS encoding exodeoxyribonuclease III produces MKIASFNINNINSRLENLLAWLAVAKPDVVCLQELKARDMQFPRTALADAGYGAVWKGEPTWNGVAILARGAEPVLTRDALPGDDADRQSRYIEAAVNGIVIACLYAPNGNPQPGPKFQYKLAWHARLEAHAEQLLDTGLPVVLAGDYNIVPEPRDIYATRSYDDNALVQPESRAAFAALLQQGWTDALRKVHPKETLYTFWDYRRNRWPRDAGLRLDHILLSKTLARRLKGADIDRDVRGEDGASDHAPVWVELR; encoded by the coding sequence ATGAAGATCGCCTCCTTCAACATCAACAACATCAACAGCCGGCTGGAAAACCTGCTGGCCTGGCTGGCGGTGGCCAAACCTGATGTCGTCTGCCTGCAGGAACTGAAGGCACGCGACATGCAGTTCCCGCGCACCGCGCTCGCCGATGCCGGCTATGGCGCGGTGTGGAAGGGCGAGCCGACCTGGAACGGCGTTGCCATCCTCGCGCGCGGCGCGGAGCCGGTGCTGACCCGCGATGCCTTACCCGGTGACGATGCCGACCGGCAGAGCCGCTACATCGAGGCGGCGGTCAACGGCATCGTCATCGCCTGCCTCTATGCGCCCAACGGCAATCCGCAGCCGGGGCCGAAATTCCAATACAAGCTCGCCTGGCACGCGCGGCTGGAGGCGCATGCCGAGCAGTTGCTCGACACCGGGCTGCCGGTGGTGCTGGCCGGCGACTACAACATCGTGCCCGAGCCGCGCGACATCTATGCCACGCGCTCCTATGACGACAACGCGCTGGTGCAGCCGGAAAGCCGCGCTGCCTTCGCGGCCCTGCTGCAGCAGGGCTGGACGGATGCGCTGCGCAAGGTCCATCCGAAGGAGACGCTCTATACGTTCTGGGATTATCGTCGCAACCGCTGGCCGCGCGACGCCGGCTTGCGGCTCGACCACATATTGCTGTCGAAGACGCTCGCCAGGCGGCTGAAAGGGGCTGATATCGACCGCGACGTGCGCGGTGAGGACGGCGCCAGCGACCACGCGCCGGTTTGGGTGGAGTTGAGGTGA
- a CDS encoding putative RiPP precursor encodes MKKTYERPILVKKGNLKAITAATNGPVVTSNPVLI; translated from the coding sequence ATGAAGAAGACTTATGAACGGCCCATCCTGGTCAAGAAGGGCAATTTGAAGGCGATCACGGCCGCGACCAACGGCCCGGTCGTGACCTCGAATCCAGTACTGATATAA
- a CDS encoding patatin-like phospholipase family protein gives MVAGSKSLLTFEDVRRAELELIRARRVQLNLQGATSKNLTVLCLSGGGIRSAIFSLGVMRGLAKNNLLAKFDIVSSVSGGGFAAAFVTKWAHEVGMDKVQAKLGDDNEFLDPKSPLSHMRRYLSYLTPRMGLSSSDSLALGGRYLSNLMLNWMLVIPYTALAITLVLIVASLYSQTTRLAGALSLYIFCAGISAFLLTYSELMYGRPGWRPAIAAARGSDRFLLFSVLILISSLIFASAAHSTFGGLPAGDWTALGLLVACLLVLLFFFVIQDNWSEVRGVRTSRLRTLRRDFLRWLRRWMIPFAAQAVLLVALIALAREKLFLVLEPMTSVAIAPLALVGSLFVSNVAYFALRGNPPSGDLEREWLAKSTGLLLSLPLAWLCFCLAIFQAPRFIDYLMGLEVIGKTATLGISGIIAALAGYIGTGKRAIDATRGIIKARGEAIILTPFAALVAFLAVGLLTKLTLYAFNLLAGFMHWPSSSVGVEDKCALPLASVGFVVECDQAFPTLAMLALAFLAVALLVDLFSNSNRFSLHDIYRNRIVRTFLGASNFNRKPDPLTDFDPNDNLELASLRTRRKSAPGKVDPWLHIVNMALNVPGSSDLAVQQRKALPFSASQIAVGSKSLPEVEEPWASPRTGYYRAADIYAQNVNEASALGSKPVSLTLGTAVALSGAAFDSQMGHYTTAARSFLLALFNLRLGAWLGNPGPQGEKTYRQASPRLSLLPLLDEVTGRARSDRPFIHLSDGGHFDNLGLFEALARQAKFILVVDASADGGGTLEDLGVADRIAAMDLNARVRFDATQLTAVTKKLRGSAIGTVQYFNNSGQQTHSGTVVLVKPRLGNTDSTALISYGLEHTDFPNESTADQWFTEAQMSAYLSLGEAAVQDLLANRVSIRKFFPVHRKIQGTT, from the coding sequence ATGGTCGCAGGCAGCAAGTCGTTGCTGACTTTCGAGGATGTCAGGCGCGCAGAACTCGAACTCATACGAGCTCGGCGCGTTCAACTCAACTTGCAAGGCGCAACCAGCAAGAACTTGACCGTACTTTGCCTTTCGGGCGGAGGAATAAGGAGCGCGATCTTCAGCCTGGGCGTCATGCGCGGGCTGGCAAAGAACAATCTTCTGGCGAAATTCGACATCGTCAGCAGCGTTTCGGGCGGAGGTTTCGCCGCTGCCTTCGTCACCAAATGGGCGCATGAAGTTGGAATGGACAAAGTCCAGGCCAAGCTCGGCGACGACAACGAATTTCTCGATCCGAAATCGCCGCTTAGCCATATGCGCCGATACCTCTCCTATCTGACGCCGCGCATGGGCCTTTCCTCGTCCGACAGCTTGGCGCTCGGCGGACGGTACCTCAGCAACCTGATGCTCAACTGGATGCTTGTCATCCCCTATACCGCCTTGGCGATCACTCTGGTGCTGATTGTGGCGTCGCTCTATTCCCAGACAACTCGCCTCGCAGGAGCCCTGAGCCTGTATATCTTTTGTGCAGGCATCTCTGCCTTCCTGCTGACCTATAGCGAATTGATGTACGGCCGCCCCGGATGGCGGCCAGCCATTGCCGCCGCCCGAGGCAGCGATCGGTTCTTGCTCTTTTCGGTTCTGATACTCATCAGCTCGCTGATTTTCGCCAGCGCGGCGCATTCAACCTTCGGCGGTCTTCCAGCGGGCGACTGGACCGCGCTGGGTCTGCTGGTTGCCTGCCTGCTCGTGCTGTTATTCTTTTTCGTAATTCAAGATAATTGGAGTGAAGTGCGTGGCGTTCGCACCAGCCGGCTGCGCACCCTCAGGCGCGATTTCCTGCGATGGCTGCGCAGATGGATGATCCCGTTTGCCGCCCAGGCTGTTCTGCTTGTCGCACTGATCGCGCTCGCGCGCGAAAAACTGTTTCTCGTCCTGGAACCGATGACATCCGTCGCCATAGCGCCGCTGGCGTTGGTTGGCAGTCTCTTTGTTTCGAACGTCGCGTATTTCGCTCTGCGCGGCAATCCTCCGAGCGGGGACCTGGAGCGCGAATGGTTGGCAAAAAGCACCGGATTGCTGCTGTCCCTACCGCTGGCTTGGCTGTGTTTCTGCTTGGCCATATTCCAGGCGCCGCGATTTATCGACTATTTGATGGGGCTGGAGGTGATCGGCAAAACGGCCACGCTTGGCATTTCGGGCATCATCGCAGCGCTGGCCGGCTATATCGGCACCGGAAAGCGCGCCATCGACGCGACGCGTGGCATCATCAAGGCAAGGGGTGAAGCGATCATCCTTACGCCGTTCGCGGCGCTCGTGGCCTTTCTGGCCGTTGGCCTGCTGACCAAGCTCACGCTTTATGCATTCAACCTTCTGGCCGGCTTCATGCACTGGCCATCCTCAAGTGTTGGAGTTGAAGACAAATGTGCGCTGCCACTCGCAAGCGTCGGCTTTGTCGTCGAATGCGATCAGGCGTTTCCGACCTTGGCCATGCTGGCACTGGCGTTCCTGGCTGTAGCCTTGCTGGTCGACCTGTTCTCGAACTCGAACCGTTTCTCGTTGCACGACATCTATCGCAACAGAATCGTCCGGACGTTCCTTGGGGCTTCGAACTTCAACCGCAAACCCGATCCTCTCACCGATTTCGACCCGAACGACAATCTTGAGCTCGCATCGCTTCGGACGCGCCGGAAATCGGCGCCTGGCAAAGTCGATCCCTGGCTGCATATCGTCAACATGGCCCTCAACGTCCCAGGCAGCTCCGATCTCGCCGTCCAGCAGCGCAAGGCGCTGCCGTTCAGCGCCAGTCAGATCGCCGTGGGCAGCAAAAGCCTGCCCGAGGTCGAAGAGCCATGGGCTTCACCACGCACCGGTTACTACCGGGCGGCGGACATCTACGCGCAAAATGTCAACGAAGCCTCGGCCCTCGGCTCGAAACCGGTCTCGCTTACCCTCGGCACCGCGGTCGCGCTATCCGGCGCCGCGTTCGACTCGCAGATGGGGCACTACACCACAGCCGCGCGTAGCTTTCTGCTGGCACTATTCAACCTTCGTCTCGGCGCATGGCTCGGCAATCCCGGCCCACAGGGAGAAAAGACCTACCGGCAGGCAAGCCCGCGCCTTTCGCTGTTACCTCTCTTGGACGAGGTCACCGGCAGAGCCCGGTCGGACCGACCGTTCATTCATCTCTCGGACGGCGGTCATTTCGACAATCTGGGCTTGTTCGAAGCCCTTGCCAGGCAGGCTAAGTTCATCCTGGTTGTCGATGCAAGCGCCGATGGCGGCGGAACACTTGAGGACCTCGGCGTCGCCGACCGGATTGCCGCCATGGACCTCAACGCACGCGTTCGGTTTGATGCCACTCAACTCACCGCCGTGACGAAGAAGCTAAGGGGCTCGGCCATCGGCACGGTTCAGTATTTCAACAATTCGGGGCAACAAACGCATTCCGGCACGGTCGTGCTGGTCAAGCCCAGACTCGGCAATACGGATTCCACCGCCCTGATCTCCTACGGCCTGGAACACACAGACTTCCCGAATGAAAGCACAGCCGATCAATGGTTCACGGAAGCGCAGATGTCGGCTTATTTGAGCCTGGGTGAGGCCGCCGTGCAAGATCTGCTCGCCAACAGAGTCAGCATCCGCAAGTTCTTCCCGGTTCATCGAAAAATTCAGGGAACTACCTAG
- a CDS encoding tetratricopeptide repeat protein, whose amino-acid sequence MTAPAVSVAGAVFGTIGALAAFPLRLAAREVERQHGQLRRGITRRTTHVVFGRALLAKAGLTKNGDAEIERRVAAERAAGRTLLSENGFLRLLGLMKAPEASSLSRQSLIEQSRLSGADLDMLSLFDAFEHDCEPYSFRDLILARKYAGLIAGGATWGAIARSVHRSGPVASLTAKSLNVGSQHGRPDAIYLEGGQSELDGQLLFDLGSAAHGDDTLEELFTEAEAAEEGGDHDGAAALYQRCLAIDPSDAIAAFNRANCLRTGGHAADAAHDYISAIKLDPAFVEAWFNLAGLMSEQGRDASARRHLQKAIALDKTYADPVFNLARLEFDAGNLPEARRLWVRYLELDAESEWAGVAAKGVQFVDMQLARTAG is encoded by the coding sequence ATGACGGCACCGGCGGTCTCGGTCGCGGGGGCCGTCTTCGGCACGATCGGTGCGCTGGCGGCGTTTCCCTTGCGGCTCGCCGCGCGCGAGGTCGAGCGCCAGCACGGCCAGCTCCGGCGCGGCATCACCCGGCGCACCACGCATGTCGTGTTCGGCCGGGCGCTGTTGGCCAAGGCTGGATTGACGAAAAACGGCGATGCCGAGATCGAGCGCCGCGTTGCCGCCGAGCGCGCCGCCGGGCGCACACTGCTCAGCGAGAATGGCTTCCTGCGCCTGCTCGGGCTGATGAAGGCGCCGGAGGCATCGTCCTTGTCGCGGCAATCGCTGATCGAGCAATCGCGGCTGTCGGGCGCCGATCTCGACATGCTCTCGCTGTTCGATGCCTTCGAACATGATTGCGAACCCTATTCGTTCCGCGACCTGATCCTGGCGCGCAAATATGCCGGGCTGATCGCCGGCGGCGCGACCTGGGGCGCGATTGCGCGCTCCGTACACCGCTCCGGCCCGGTGGCCTCGCTCACCGCCAAATCGCTCAATGTCGGCTCGCAGCATGGCCGGCCCGACGCGATCTATCTCGAAGGCGGCCAGAGCGAACTCGACGGGCAGTTGCTGTTCGATCTGGGTAGCGCCGCCCATGGCGACGACACGCTGGAAGAGCTGTTTACTGAAGCCGAAGCGGCGGAGGAGGGCGGCGACCATGATGGGGCTGCCGCACTCTACCAGCGCTGCCTCGCCATCGACCCCAGCGATGCCATCGCCGCCTTCAACCGCGCCAACTGCCTGCGCACCGGCGGCCACGCGGCGGACGCCGCGCACGACTATATCAGCGCGATAAAACTCGACCCGGCCTTCGTCGAGGCCTGGTTCAACCTCGCCGGGCTGATGAGTGAGCAAGGCCGCGACGCCTCCGCGCGAAGGCACCTGCAGAAGGCGATCGCGCTCGACAAGACTTATGCCGATCCGGTGTTCAACCTGGCCCGGCTGGAGTTCGACGCCGGCAATCTGCCGGAGGCGCGGCGGCTGTGGGTGCGGTATCTGGAGCTCGACGCGGAGTCCGAATGGGCTGGGGTGGCGGCCAAGGGGGTGCAGTTCGTGGACATGCAGCTGGCACGGACGGCGGGGTGA
- a CDS encoding isochorismatase family protein — protein sequence MAPGEPGWPVWPALGQADDEPTFAKSVRDAFSNPAFGDWVARQGAGAVVILGAQTDFCVAATVRGAIARGLGVTVVSDAHSTLDNASESADQIIARHNGEFTEAGATVVTTKALVGG from the coding sequence TTGGCGCCGGGTGAACCGGGTTGGCCGGTGTGGCCCGCCCTTGGCCAGGCCGATGATGAACCGACCTTCGCCAAATCCGTGCGCGATGCCTTCAGCAATCCGGCCTTTGGCGACTGGGTCGCCAGGCAGGGCGCGGGTGCCGTGGTGATCCTCGGCGCGCAGACCGATTTTTGCGTCGCGGCAACCGTCAGGGGCGCGATCGCCAGAGGGCTCGGCGTCACCGTGGTTTCCGATGCCCACAGCACGCTGGACAACGCCAGCGAGAGCGCTGATCAGATCATCGCCCGGCACAATGGTGAATTCACCGAGGCCGGCGCGACTGTGGTGACGACGAAGGCGCTGGTCGGCGGCTGA
- a CDS encoding WD40 repeat domain-containing protein, producing MNRLVDKVLAVVLAAAAVACLARVYPLAKTFAWHGASGLLADAASLRLLVFAVAAFACVAGALLFWAGLLPGRRAHAAGAPLFGRAAEVQETSRPGLRKVFLALPLIVLAALAVDRFGPWHEGCGEIASQPREPKAAEPKAAEPKPDEPKLAEPKPAEPKNQDVASAPPAPEPAAPPASPAQPAPPPVASNPPPAPVQPPPPVAAPTPVAPSPPEVAVIPPPTVAPLPPPPPAAPTQPDGHRDAVVWLSVAPDGRSILSASTDHMIKLWDIGGKHLIRNLGVHKDMARTALYMPDGVSALTAGDDGEIVLRKLADGAVLHVFQSDQNGGVRQLAISPDGKRAVSGHDTGNVIVWDLVNNSVLHVLTGHDWSISAVAVSPDGKQALSGSIDGTLKLWDIESGKQLRSWHGHEQGTYGAVFTADGHHLITGSGDLTIKLWDLDSGREVKRFEGHEGTVYTLALSADGKRLLSGSLDGTARLWDMETGNQIALFDSQTGPIYAVAFAPDGTVLTGGYDRTIRDWSPSGGDGVVLFAGAPG from the coding sequence ATGAACAGATTGGTCGACAAGGTGCTGGCGGTTGTCCTGGCCGCGGCTGCCGTGGCCTGCCTAGCGCGGGTCTATCCGCTCGCCAAAACCTTTGCCTGGCATGGGGCTTCCGGGCTGCTGGCAGATGCGGCCTCCTTGCGGCTTCTGGTTTTTGCCGTGGCGGCATTTGCCTGCGTAGCCGGCGCCTTGCTGTTTTGGGCGGGACTGTTGCCGGGGCGGCGGGCGCATGCCGCCGGGGCGCCGCTGTTCGGTCGCGCGGCCGAAGTGCAGGAGACCAGCAGGCCCGGCCTGCGCAAGGTCTTTCTCGCCTTGCCGTTGATTGTGTTGGCGGCACTGGCAGTCGACCGGTTCGGCCCGTGGCATGAGGGCTGCGGCGAGATTGCCAGCCAGCCCAGGGAGCCCAAGGCGGCCGAACCCAAGGCGGCCGAACCCAAGCCCGATGAACCGAAACTTGCCGAACCCAAACCCGCTGAACCGAAGAACCAGGATGTCGCCAGCGCGCCGCCGGCTCCGGAGCCGGCGGCGCCACCAGCTTCGCCGGCACAACCCGCGCCGCCACCGGTGGCCTCCAACCCGCCGCCGGCACCGGTACAGCCACCGCCGCCCGTGGCCGCGCCAACGCCCGTCGCCCCGTCGCCGCCGGAAGTCGCGGTCATTCCGCCGCCCACGGTGGCGCCGTTGCCGCCACCGCCGCCGGCGGCGCCAACGCAGCCCGATGGCCATCGCGACGCGGTCGTCTGGCTTTCGGTGGCGCCCGACGGGCGCTCGATCCTCAGCGCCAGCACCGACCATATGATCAAGCTGTGGGACATTGGCGGCAAGCACCTGATCCGCAATCTCGGCGTCCACAAGGACATGGCGCGCACGGCGCTCTATATGCCCGACGGTGTCAGCGCGCTGACGGCCGGCGACGATGGCGAGATCGTGCTGCGCAAACTTGCCGATGGTGCTGTGCTGCATGTCTTCCAGTCCGACCAGAATGGCGGCGTCAGACAGCTGGCGATCAGCCCGGACGGCAAGCGCGCCGTCAGCGGACATGACACCGGCAATGTCATTGTCTGGGACCTCGTCAACAATTCCGTGCTGCATGTGCTGACCGGGCACGACTGGTCGATCAGCGCGGTCGCCGTCTCGCCCGACGGCAAGCAGGCGCTCAGCGGCAGCATCGACGGCACGCTGAAACTCTGGGACATCGAGAGCGGCAAGCAATTGCGCAGCTGGCACGGCCACGAGCAAGGCACCTACGGCGCCGTCTTCACCGCCGACGGGCATCATCTGATCACCGGCAGCGGCGACCTGACGATCAAGCTCTGGGATCTCGACAGTGGCCGCGAGGTGAAGCGTTTTGAGGGCCACGAAGGCACGGTCTATACGCTGGCGCTGTCAGCCGACGGCAAGCGCCTGCTGTCGGGCTCGCTCGATGGCACGGCACGGCTGTGGGACATGGAAACCGGCAACCAGATCGCCCTGTTCGACAGCCAGACCGGCCCGATCTACGCCGTGGCCTTCGCTCCCGACGGCACGGTGCTGACCGGCGGCTACGACCGCACCATCAGGGATTGGTCGCCGAGCGGCGGCGATGGTGTGGTGCTGTTTGCGGGGGCGCCGGGGTGA